In Phoenix dactylifera cultivar Barhee BC4 chromosome 11, palm_55x_up_171113_PBpolish2nd_filt_p, whole genome shotgun sequence, the following are encoded in one genomic region:
- the LOC103722463 gene encoding transcription repressor OFP12-like has protein sequence MLSKGLNHCFSRFKRPSHSTPPPIPHSLNAPPASATSSSSVVFKSFNSLYDPAAAASDSEILTLTLSSSSSSAAAAAAGGSSFCSTSDSAAGTATAAEGSCPSDRDLSTAIASRRFFPASPGPSNSIVDSAAVAVGVLGAGVAVPTYSPDPYWEFRRSMEEMVAALGLDLRAHAAHLHELLLCYLSLNRKHAHKYIVGAFADLIVGLAAAESRRTDA, from the coding sequence atgtTAAGCAAAGGCCTAAATCACTGCTTCTCTCGCTTCAAGCGCCCTTCCCATTCTACACCTCCGCCCATCCCCCATTCCCTAAATGCCCCCCCGGCCTCCGCTACTTCGTCTTCCTCCGTGGTCTTTAAAAGTTTCAATTCCCTATATgaccccgccgccgccgcctccgacTCTGAAATCCTAACGCTGACCCTCTCCTCCTCGTCGTCCTCGGCTGCCGCCGCAGCCGCCGGGGGCTCATCCTTCTGCTCCACTTCCGATTCGGCCGCCGGCACCGCGACGGCCGCCGAGGGCTCCTGCCCCTCCGACCGCGACCTCTCCACCGCCATCGCCTCCCGCCGCTTCTTCCCAGCCTCCCCCGGCCCGTCGAACTCGATAGTGGACTCGGCGGCGGTGGCCGTCGGCGTCCTCGGTGCCGGGGTCGCGGTGCCGACGTACTCGCCGGACCCATACTGGGAGTTCCGGCGGTCGATGGAGGAGATGGTGGCGGCGCTGGGGCTGGACCTCCGGGCCCACGCCGCCCACCTCCACGAGCTCCTCCTCTGCTACCTCTCTCTCAACCGGAAGCACGCCCACAAGTACATCGTTGGCGCCTTTGCCGACCTCATCGTCGGGCTCGCCGCCGCCGAGAGCCGCCGAACCGACGCCTGA